The proteins below come from a single Nitrospirota bacterium genomic window:
- the gspF gene encoding type II secretion system inner membrane protein GspF, whose protein sequence is MPVYEYKGVTSGGRNVSGVQDGEGLKAVKSKLKKEGVIVLEIREGASTRAARRETFSFTFGSRVRLGDVANATRQLATLLSSGLPLMDSLSILVEQEENDSLRGALSSVRDTVREGATLADALKENPKVFSPLYINMVSAGEASGTLEITLDRLADFLDEQVRFRGRIAAALAYPAFMTIIGLGMLLFIFSFVMPRILGMFQDMKQQLPFITLVLLAVVRFLSSYWWVLLLVLAGGAYYFRRYARTQAGKENIDARLLRLPVFGSLIRMIAVSRFTRTLGTLLQSGVPTLAALDIVKNVIGNSVLANAVQKARENVREGEPIADPLRRSGLFPPVVVQMVAVGEKSGELEKMLLKISDSFDRTVETRLTGLMALLEPVIILAMGLIIGFVVIAIMLPMLEMSSGVR, encoded by the coding sequence ATGCCTGTCTACGAATATAAAGGTGTCACGAGCGGCGGCAGGAACGTTTCCGGCGTTCAGGACGGCGAAGGCCTCAAGGCCGTCAAGTCGAAACTCAAGAAAGAAGGGGTCATCGTCCTCGAGATCCGCGAGGGAGCTTCCACGCGGGCGGCCCGTCGCGAGACCTTTTCTTTCACGTTCGGGAGCAGGGTACGGCTCGGCGATGTCGCGAACGCCACGCGCCAGCTTGCCACACTCCTCTCGTCCGGTCTTCCCCTGATGGATTCGCTGTCCATACTCGTGGAGCAGGAGGAAAACGACAGCCTGAGAGGGGCGCTCTCTTCGGTGCGCGACACCGTGCGCGAGGGCGCGACGCTGGCTGATGCGCTCAAGGAAAATCCGAAGGTCTTCTCACCGCTGTACATCAACATGGTCTCCGCGGGCGAGGCGAGCGGGACCCTTGAGATCACGCTTGACCGGCTTGCGGACTTTCTCGACGAGCAGGTACGGTTCCGCGGCAGGATCGCCGCGGCCCTTGCGTATCCCGCGTTCATGACGATCATCGGCCTTGGCATGCTTCTCTTCATTTTCAGCTTTGTCATGCCCCGTATCCTCGGCATGTTCCAGGACATGAAGCAGCAGCTTCCCTTTATCACGCTGGTGCTCCTTGCCGTGGTGCGGTTCCTCTCATCCTACTGGTGGGTGCTTCTGCTTGTCCTGGCCGGCGGCGCGTACTACTTCAGGCGGTACGCGCGAACGCAGGCAGGGAAGGAAAATATCGATGCGCGGCTGCTTCGGCTGCCGGTCTTTGGATCGCTTATCCGCATGATCGCGGTGTCACGGTTCACGCGCACGCTGGGTACGCTGCTCCAGAGCGGCGTGCCCACGCTCGCGGCCCTCGATATCGTAAAGAACGTGATCGGAAACTCGGTGCTTGCGAACGCGGTGCAGAAGGCGCGCGAGAATGTGCGAGAGGGTGAGCCCATCGCCGATCCGCTCCGCAGGAGCGGCCTGTTCCCGCCGGTGGTGGTGCAGATGGTCGCCGTGGGAGAAAAGAGCGGCGAGCTCGAGAAGATGCTGCTCAAGATATCGGATTCCTTCGACCGGACCGTCGAGACACGGCTTACCGGACTCATGGCGCTCCTTGAGCCGGTGATCATTCTCGCCATGGGCCTGATCATCGGGTTCGTGGTGATCGCCATCATGCTGCCGATGCTCGAGATGAGCTCGGGAGTGCGGTGA
- the gspG gene encoding type II secretion system major pseudopilin GspG yields MKKNSSKGFTLIEIMVVIIILGLLAGLVLPKFLGQEEKAKVEVSKTQIRALESALDAFKLDNGFYPGSEQGLEALIKQPEIGRIPSKWREGGYLKPARIPKDPWGKEYVYISPGSENREYEIISYGADNEPGGEGNNADIESWKIQ; encoded by the coding sequence ATGAAAAAAAATAGTTCAAAAGGTTTCACCTTAATCGAAATCATGGTTGTTATCATTATCCTTGGCCTGCTCGCCGGCCTCGTGCTGCCGAAGTTTTTGGGACAGGAGGAAAAGGCGAAGGTCGAGGTTTCGAAAACGCAGATCCGGGCTTTGGAGAGCGCGCTCGATGCGTTCAAGCTCGATAACGGGTTCTATCCAGGGTCTGAGCAGGGGCTTGAGGCGCTTATCAAACAACCCGAGATTGGCCGTATTCCGTCGAAGTGGCGGGAAGGCGGTTATCTCAAGCCTGCGCGGATCCCGAAAGACCCCTGGGGCAAAGAGTATGTCTACATCTCACCCGGAAGCGAGAACAGGGAGTACGAGATCATTTCCTACGGTGCCGACAACGAGCCCGGCGGTGAGGGCAACAACGCGGACATCGAGAGCTGGAAGATACAGTAA
- a CDS encoding prepilin-type N-terminal cleavage/methylation domain-containing protein produces MRNVITGADEASRCITPHSALATPHSKGFTLIELTVIIVILGVMLTLIIPRLGELGEANLKRSARHLSSTIRFLKDESQARKDVYRLRFDVQAGHYWAEVMTQTNEKTVEFKRFSSEMGSEGSLSGQTTFRDVRVGSHPDDPYIQFTPDGWVENAFIYLKDGDDKPFTLIVKPLTGDTELREGYVEER; encoded by the coding sequence ATGCGGAATGTTATAACAGGAGCGGATGAGGCTTCTCGATGCATCACTCCGCATTCCGCGCTCGCAACTCCGCACTCAAAGGGCTTCACGCTCATCGAGCTCACGGTCATTATCGTGATTCTTGGCGTTATGCTGACGCTGATCATTCCCCGCTTGGGCGAACTCGGCGAGGCGAACCTGAAACGGAGCGCCAGACATCTGTCTAGCACGATACGATTTCTGAAAGACGAGTCTCAGGCGCGGAAGGACGTCTACCGCCTCCGCTTTGATGTCCAGGCAGGGCACTACTGGGCCGAGGTCATGACCCAGACGAACGAGAAGACCGTGGAATTCAAACGGTTCTCTTCAGAGATGGGGTCCGAGGGAAGCCTTTCAGGCCAGACGACATTTCGGGATGTGCGGGTCGGCAGCCATCCCGATGATCCCTATATCCAATTTACTCCGGACGGGTGGGTGGAGAATGCATTCATCTATCTGAAGGACGGCGACGACAAGCCCTTCACCCTGATCGTCAAGCCGCTTACCGGCGATACCGAGCTTCGCGAGGGATATGTGGAGGAGAGATGA
- a CDS encoding prepilin-type N-terminal cleavage/methylation domain-containing protein, whose product MTWVVGHGSRVRVQQGGFTLLEVMVAVTIMSMVLVTLLGLQSRTTQDVKLAEHITTATMLAKRMMVDTIGTKPLQPVEDDGDFTGEDNFSDYAWKRTISQIPLFGAVFITEIRVAVLWTEGTRLEMVELVDYE is encoded by the coding sequence ATGACCTGGGTCGTGGGTCATGGGTCAAGGGTTAGAGTACAACAAGGCGGTTTTACTCTCCTCGAGGTGATGGTCGCCGTAACGATCATGTCCATGGTGCTGGTGACCCTTCTGGGGCTTCAGAGCAGAACCACCCAGGACGTGAAGCTGGCGGAACATATCACCACGGCGACCATGCTTGCAAAGCGCATGATGGTGGACACCATCGGGACCAAGCCGTTGCAGCCTGTTGAGGATGACGGGGACTTCACGGGCGAGGACAATTTCAGTGACTACGCCTGGAAGAGGACTATTTCTCAGATCCCTCTTTTCGGCGCTGTGTTCATCACCGAGATCCGTGTCGCGGTCCTGTGGACGGAAGGCACGCGGTTGGAAATGGTGGAACTGGTGGACTATGAATAA
- a CDS encoding prepilin-type N-terminal cleavage/methylation domain-containing protein: MRCSNPHSAFRTPHSKGFTLLEVLIAVAIMSGIVTVIYTSFSTAGRNVEQAEIKRDQTDLARTLVSKLSNDITNAYYNPLMTETIFYGKKSTTAQDEQRYDSIYLTTLTNWRKPDSKESDLWEVGYRFDEQPDKSARIMVRNEKRELGKDNPPPLEGGTDFVITDRLKGFRLRYSDGINWVDEWDSKTRLSPPRAVEIALEFPDGSFYITRVEVWR; encoded by the coding sequence ATGAGATGTTCAAATCCGCATTCCGCATTCCGCACTCCGCATTCGAAGGGTTTTACCCTGCTCGAAGTGCTCATCGCCGTGGCGATCATGTCGGGGATCGTGACCGTGATCTATACAAGCTTTTCCACCGCGGGCAGGAATGTAGAGCAGGCGGAGATAAAACGGGACCAGACGGACCTTGCACGGACCCTCGTGTCTAAGCTTTCAAACGATATCACGAATGCTTACTATAACCCGTTGATGACCGAGACGATATTTTACGGCAAGAAATCGACAACAGCTCAGGATGAACAGCGGTACGACAGCATTTACCTCACCACGCTGACGAACTGGCGCAAGCCCGATTCAAAGGAAAGCGACCTGTGGGAGGTGGGTTACCGGTTCGATGAACAACCGGATAAAAGCGCCAGGATCATGGTCCGCAATGAAAAGCGGGAGCTTGGGAAGGACAATCCTCCACCCCTGGAGGGTGGAACAGATTTCGTTATTACCGATCGACTCAAGGGGTTCCGCCTGCGGTATTCCGACGGAATAAACTGGGTCGATGAGTGGGACAGCAAGACCCGCCTCTCGCCGCCGAGGGCGGTGGAGATCGCGCTGGAATTCCCTGATGGTTCGTTCTATATCACGCGGGTGGAAGTGTGGCGGTGA
- a CDS encoding type II secretion system protein GspK encodes MAVISLEFGVRSDGKKSGLMKNDRGVALIIVLLVTALLIALIFEFAYGTRISLRAAVNFRDSQRAYYLARSGVNFVGRYLAGNLQMDPETGKDHKYDKLEQLEWQSVPFIPGSDSELRVRWEDEAGKIKITDVQTNPYRQSMLNKLFENNGIDRTVYDKMTDIRSGIKDIGLLTGLHQYMSDEDYLKVNNFVTTSQVDKIDINTASPEVLQSLGISAGAAGLIIEARNNATFIDHAKVSEFAGINNVKLQTTDLLVANFLTETSNVFKVYSYATVGGYTKQVEAVITRSTTGFTVQYWRAL; translated from the coding sequence GTGGCGGTGATCAGTTTGGAGTTCGGAGTGCGGAGTGACGGAAAAAAATCAGGCTTGATGAAGAACGATCGCGGTGTCGCGCTGATCATCGTTCTCTTGGTGACGGCGCTGCTGATCGCGCTTATCTTTGAGTTTGCCTATGGTACGAGGATAAGCCTTCGCGCGGCCGTCAATTTCCGTGACAGTCAGCGCGCCTACTACCTGGCGCGTTCGGGGGTGAATTTTGTCGGGAGATATCTCGCCGGCAACCTGCAGATGGACCCGGAGACGGGCAAAGACCACAAATATGACAAGCTTGAGCAATTGGAGTGGCAATCAGTGCCGTTCATTCCGGGCAGCGATTCGGAACTCAGGGTGCGATGGGAAGATGAAGCGGGGAAGATAAAGATCACCGACGTGCAGACGAACCCATACAGGCAATCTATGCTGAACAAACTTTTCGAGAATAATGGCATTGACCGCACTGTTTACGATAAAATGACCGATATCAGAAGCGGAATAAAGGATATTGGCTTGCTGACCGGATTGCATCAATATATGAGCGATGAAGATTACCTTAAAGTGAATAATTTTGTGACAACAAGCCAGGTGGATAAGATCGACATTAATACTGCGTCCCCGGAAGTGCTGCAAAGCCTCGGGATAAGCGCAGGAGCGGCCGGCTTGATCATCGAAGCGCGAAACAATGCAACCTTTATTGACCACGCGAAGGTCAGCGAATTCGCCGGCATCAACAACGTCAAGCTGCAGACCACGGACTTGCTCGTTGCGAATTTTTTAACTGAAACAAGCAATGTTTTCAAGGTGTATTCCTACGCAACCGTGGGAGGATACACGAAGCAGGTTGAGGCCGTTATTACGCGGTCAACAACAGGATTTACCGTACAGTACTGGAGAGCGTTGTGA
- the gspL gene encoding type II secretion system protein GspL has translation MKIVGLNIDKGRVAASVVVTGLRQTEFKESFNRAFATDAELVDILKEKAAEWAGARIVSSIPGRHFSQRIVHFPFVDRKRIEKALPFEIEDSLPFPLDDVEIDHFSLDKAEKDSAKKKEATVLGIMLSRAVLRQHLQLLASAGMDPQVIVPSYIGLYFVSRMVPVEGNAVLIDGSDLCTKSGNTVTACRSFSESGATTGISHTLKALEIESHERVEKAYLLSANDRLSAELADLGIAVEQVTPEFKGKKAADPVSLGLALSEQINFRKGEFAYRLVDIGIRKRKRTLIIAGVVAVSLAAANFGVKSYLVGSSYGKLNKEIQEMYRQVFPDARNVADPMRQLRTKLDEARKKFGVLGAGTSALDVMKAVTEGIPKEVRVNFQEFNLDGDRLKLQGEAASFESVDKIKEQLQKAAPFSDVAVLDTRMGVDNKVKFRFEIKLKQTL, from the coding sequence GTGAAGATCGTCGGGTTGAACATAGATAAAGGACGGGTGGCCGCGTCGGTCGTCGTGACCGGCTTGCGTCAAACAGAGTTCAAGGAGTCTTTCAACCGCGCCTTTGCCACCGACGCGGAGCTGGTCGACATTCTGAAAGAGAAAGCCGCGGAATGGGCAGGCGCGCGGATCGTCTCTTCGATCCCCGGGCGCCATTTCAGCCAGCGTATCGTCCACTTCCCCTTTGTTGACCGCAAACGCATCGAAAAGGCCCTGCCCTTCGAGATCGAGGACAGCTTGCCGTTTCCTCTCGACGATGTGGAGATCGACCACTTTTCCCTGGACAAGGCGGAAAAGGATAGTGCCAAGAAGAAAGAGGCCACGGTGCTCGGCATCATGCTGTCCAGGGCGGTCCTGCGGCAGCACCTCCAGCTTCTTGCATCGGCCGGCATGGACCCGCAGGTTATCGTACCTTCTTATATCGGCCTCTATTTTGTATCAAGGATGGTCCCTGTTGAGGGGAACGCCGTTCTGATAGACGGCAGTGATCTTTGCACAAAGTCAGGGAACACGGTGACCGCCTGCAGAAGCTTTTCCGAGAGCGGGGCGACAACGGGGATCAGTCATACGCTGAAAGCGCTTGAAATCGAGAGCCACGAGCGGGTGGAGAAAGCATACCTGTTGTCTGCGAATGACCGCTTGAGCGCGGAGCTTGCGGACCTTGGAATAGCGGTGGAGCAGGTCACGCCTGAGTTCAAGGGGAAGAAGGCCGCCGATCCCGTGAGTCTCGGGCTCGCGTTGTCCGAGCAAATCAACTTCCGCAAGGGGGAGTTCGCTTATCGTCTGGTCGATATAGGTATCCGCAAGAGGAAACGCACCCTCATTATCGCGGGGGTTGTGGCAGTGTCGCTTGCCGCGGCGAACTTTGGGGTGAAGTCGTACCTCGTCGGGTCAAGCTACGGGAAACTGAACAAGGAGATCCAGGAGATGTACCGTCAGGTATTTCCCGATGCCAGGAACGTTGCCGATCCAATGCGGCAGCTTCGCACCAAACTCGACGAGGCCAGGAAAAAGTTCGGCGTGCTCGGGGCCGGGACCTCCGCGCTTGACGTGATGAAGGCGGTGACCGAGGGGATTCCCAAGGAAGTACGGGTGAACTTTCAGGAATTCAATCTGGACGGAGACCGCTTGAAGCTCCAGGGTGAGGCGGCATCGTTCGAGTCCGTTGACAAGATAAAGGAACAACTCCAGAAGGCCGCGCCCTTCAGCGACGTAGCCGTGCTTGACACTCGCATGGGAGTTGACAACAAGGTGAAGTTCCGGTTCGAGATCAAATTGAAGCAGACGTTGTGA
- a CDS encoding type II secretion system protein M, with the protein MKLESRDKKTLLIGGVVAAIILLYVFVVSPLTSDLARKRELIPKKERDLVEMGVLKDQYLEIQKRLQQAQAAAAKRGPLLTEIENLTKRANLSGKMVSLKPQAGVQTEAFKESTVEIKLDNVTLYDIVNYVYQLEQDGLRIKKLNFKPRYDNPKLLNSTILVSSAE; encoded by the coding sequence TTGAAACTTGAATCACGCGATAAAAAGACGCTTCTCATCGGCGGCGTGGTTGCGGCAATCATCCTGCTCTACGTTTTCGTGGTGTCTCCATTGACCTCCGACCTGGCCCGCAAGCGGGAGCTGATCCCGAAAAAAGAGCGTGACCTGGTGGAGATGGGCGTGCTCAAGGACCAGTACCTTGAGATACAGAAGCGTCTGCAGCAGGCACAGGCCGCTGCCGCGAAGCGCGGCCCCCTGCTGACCGAGATCGAAAACCTCACCAAGCGGGCGAACCTGAGCGGCAAAATGGTATCGCTCAAGCCGCAGGCGGGCGTCCAGACCGAGGCTTTCAAGGAGAGCACCGTCGAGATAAAACTCGACAACGTTACGCTGTACGATATTGTGAATTACGTTTATCAACTCGAGCAGGATGGGCTTCGGATCAAGAAGCTGAATTTCAAGCCCCGATATGATAATCCCAAGCTGCTGAACTCGACGATCCTTGTCTCAAGCGCCGAATAG
- the gspN gene encoding type II secretion system protein GspN: protein MPDKKSLIRWLSFTAYFVAVFLIFLLLRFPFDRVGTKLESEVRLRTPFELSIAHISPRFFNSFVLSDVVVSDKAGKILFESPSVRTTVSLLNFLRGRLSLDMKARAYGGELFVRTQLGQPKQYLLFDANELDIGSYALLKELGFKLSGKLGGNFEMTGDSGKGRLWIKGLTSRELKIKGFSIPDLDFEQCWLDAEIKGDRLTIKKLELEGKELKVRCLGDLVLRERGTINLTIKLKPSERMAREQEGIFSLLKNKDAEGFYQFSLGGTLSEPLPRL from the coding sequence ATGCCAGATAAAAAATCACTCATCCGATGGCTGTCATTTACCGCGTATTTTGTCGCGGTATTTCTGATCTTTCTTCTGCTGCGCTTTCCCTTTGACCGGGTCGGGACAAAGCTGGAATCCGAGGTCCGCCTGCGCACGCCGTTTGAGCTCTCCATAGCACATATTTCACCGCGGTTCTTTAATAGTTTCGTGCTTTCCGACGTGGTCGTTTCGGACAAGGCCGGCAAGATCCTGTTCGAGAGCCCGTCCGTCAGGACCACGGTCTCGCTTCTCAACTTTCTTCGCGGCCGGCTCTCGCTCGACATGAAGGCCAGGGCCTACGGCGGAGAACTATTTGTCAGGACGCAGCTGGGGCAGCCAAAGCAGTACCTTCTGTTTGATGCCAACGAACTGGATATTGGATCCTACGCATTACTGAAGGAGCTTGGTTTCAAGCTTTCCGGCAAGTTGGGCGGGAACTTCGAGATGACCGGCGATTCGGGCAAAGGGAGATTGTGGATCAAGGGATTGACCTCGCGAGAATTGAAGATCAAGGGGTTCTCCATCCCGGACCTTGACTTTGAACAGTGCTGGCTTGATGCGGAGATCAAAGGTGACCGCCTGACGATCAAAAAGCTTGAGCTCGAGGGCAAGGAACTGAAGGTCCGGTGTCTGGGAGACCTGGTCTTGCGAGAGCGCGGCACGATCAACCTGACAATAAAACTCAAGCCGTCGGAGCGGATGGCGAGGGAACAGGAGGGGATCTTTTCTCTCTTGAAGAATAAAGATGCCGAAGGGTTCTACCAGTTCAGTCTTGGCGGCACGCTGTCCGAGCCCCTGCCGAGGCTGTAG
- a CDS encoding ammonium transporter: MIVATGLVMLMSIPGLALFYGGLSKTKDSLNTMAMTFVTFCIVSVLWVLYGYTFTFGADIKGLIGGAEKLFLKGVGPNSISDLAKTIPEYIFIAYQLTFAAITVALASGAYIERMKFSAWIMFTILWMSLVYLPVAHWVWGGGFLAKLGALDFAGGTVVHINAGIAALVGALVLGKRREKALIPGNLTLVITGAGLLWFGWFGFNAGSALAANGLAGAAFINTNTAAAVAAIAWMVVEWMHSGKATVLGLASGAVGGLVAITPAAGFVNIGGAIIIGIAAGVIPFYAVAKLKPLLGYDDTLDAFGIHGIGGTIGALLTGVFADPAINEAGRGLLYGNPGQLWTQIVAVGATILYSGVMTFIIFMIIKVVVGLRVDAEEESVGLDESQHGERAYNL; encoded by the coding sequence ATGATCGTGGCAACGGGGCTGGTCATGCTCATGTCGATCCCGGGTCTTGCGCTTTTTTACGGAGGACTCTCCAAGACCAAGGATTCGTTGAACACCATGGCCATGACCTTCGTGACGTTCTGCATCGTGAGCGTGCTCTGGGTACTGTACGGGTATACGTTTACCTTCGGCGCCGACATCAAGGGATTGATCGGCGGTGCTGAGAAGCTGTTCCTGAAAGGCGTCGGGCCGAACAGCATCTCTGATCTGGCAAAGACCATCCCGGAATACATCTTCATCGCGTACCAGCTCACCTTTGCCGCGATCACCGTGGCCCTGGCGAGCGGCGCGTATATCGAGCGCATGAAGTTCTCGGCCTGGATCATGTTCACGATCCTCTGGATGTCGCTGGTATACCTCCCGGTGGCCCACTGGGTATGGGGCGGAGGATTTTTGGCAAAGCTTGGGGCGCTGGATTTCGCGGGCGGGACGGTCGTCCATATCAATGCCGGTATCGCGGCGCTGGTGGGCGCTTTGGTCCTCGGCAAACGGCGTGAGAAGGCGCTCATCCCGGGCAACCTTACGCTCGTGATTACCGGCGCGGGTCTCCTGTGGTTCGGCTGGTTCGGGTTCAACGCCGGCTCGGCGCTCGCGGCGAACGGACTGGCAGGCGCGGCGTTCATCAACACCAACACCGCGGCAGCGGTCGCGGCCATCGCATGGATGGTCGTTGAATGGATGCACTCCGGAAAGGCAACGGTCCTCGGTCTTGCCTCAGGCGCGGTCGGCGGCCTGGTGGCCATCACTCCGGCAGCGGGATTCGTGAATATCGGCGGAGCGATAATCATCGGCATCGCGGCAGGGGTAATACCATTTTACGCGGTTGCGAAGTTGAAACCCCTGCTCGGGTATGATGACACGCTCGACGCCTTCGGCATCCATGGCATCGGCGGGACCATCGGCGCGCTCCTGACCGGTGTGTTCGCGGACCCGGCCATCAACGAGGCCGGCAGGGGCCTGTTGTACGGAAATCCGGGACAGCTCTGGACACAGATCGTTGCGGTCGGCGCGACGATTCTGTACAGCGGTGTGATGACCTTTATCATCTTCATGATCATCAAGGTCGTCGTGGGTCTGCGGGTCGATGCAGAGGAAGAGAGCGTCGGGCTGGACGAAAGCCAGCATGGTGAGCGGGCGTATAACTTGTAA
- a CDS encoding P-II family nitrogen regulator — MKKIEAIIKPFKLDEVKEALNALGIQGMTVTEVKGFGRQKGHVELYRGAEYDVAFIPKVKIEVVVGDGIAEKVVSTIQEKAKTGKIGDGKIFITKIEEIVRIRTGERGETAI; from the coding sequence ATGAAAAAGATAGAAGCCATCATCAAACCGTTCAAACTTGATGAAGTAAAAGAAGCGCTGAACGCCCTCGGTATCCAGGGCATGACGGTGACCGAGGTGAAGGGGTTCGGCAGGCAAAAGGGGCACGTGGAACTCTACCGCGGCGCGGAGTATGATGTCGCTTTCATCCCGAAGGTGAAGATCGAGGTTGTGGTGGGTGACGGCATTGCGGAAAAGGTGGTGAGCACAATCCAGGAAAAGGCAAAGACCGGCAAGATTGGCGACGGCAAGATATTCATCACGAAGATCGAGGAAATCGTCAGGATCAGGACCGGAGAACGCGGCGAAACGGCGATCTAA
- a CDS encoding type I restriction-modification system subunit M, whose protein sequence is MAKKLKDMVKKNAGSAALGFEATLWAMADKQRGHMDAAEYKHVVLGLIFLKYISDAFEEKHTALVEEKKKGADPEDKDEYLAENIFWVPKEARWPFIQGKAKQPSIGKIIDDAMVAIERDNTKLKGVLPKDFNRPALDKHLLGGLIDLIATIGLGSKEHRSKDILGRVYEYFLSQFASAEGKKGGQFYTPRCVVGVLVEMLAPYKGRVLDPCNGSGGMFVQSEKFVEAHGGRVGDISVYGQESNPTTWKLAMMNLAIRGIEANLGSEHADSFHHNMHKDLKADYVLANPPFNMSDWGGDRLREDGRWKYGVPPASNANYAWVQHFIHHLAPNGIAGFVLANGSMSSNQSGEGEIRKNIIEADIVDCMVAMPGQLFYSTQIPVCLWFISRNKRNGKGQDGKPMRDRSGETLFIDARKLGVLYDRVHRNLTDEEIKRIADTYHSWRGDLKKKYVDMPGFCKAAKLEEIQKHGYVLTPGRYVGAEAIEDDDEPFEEKMARLTKDLESQFAESAKLEKAIQKNLKGLGYGG, encoded by the coding sequence ATGGCAAAGAAACTAAAAGACATGGTAAAAAAGAATGCCGGCAGCGCCGCCCTCGGCTTCGAGGCCACGCTCTGGGCCATGGCGGACAAGCAGCGCGGCCACATGGACGCGGCGGAATACAAGCACGTGGTCCTGGGCCTCATCTTCCTGAAATACATCTCCGATGCCTTTGAGGAAAAGCACACAGCGCTTGTTGAGGAAAAGAAAAAGGGTGCTGATCCCGAGGACAAGGACGAGTATCTCGCGGAGAACATCTTCTGGGTGCCTAAGGAAGCCCGCTGGCCGTTCATTCAGGGCAAGGCTAAGCAGCCAAGCATCGGCAAGATCATCGACGATGCCATGGTTGCCATCGAGCGAGACAACACCAAGCTCAAGGGAGTGCTGCCCAAGGACTTCAACCGTCCAGCGCTGGATAAACACCTTTTGGGCGGTTTGATTGATTTGATTGCAACCATCGGGCTCGGAAGCAAAGAACACCGTTCCAAGGATATTCTTGGCAGAGTATATGAGTACTTCCTCTCCCAGTTCGCCAGCGCCGAAGGCAAGAAGGGTGGCCAGTTTTACACGCCCCGGTGCGTGGTAGGCGTCCTGGTCGAGATGCTGGCGCCGTACAAAGGAAGAGTGCTCGACCCTTGCAATGGTTCCGGCGGCATGTTCGTCCAGTCAGAGAAGTTCGTAGAGGCCCACGGCGGACGGGTCGGCGACATCAGCGTCTACGGCCAGGAATCAAACCCCACGACCTGGAAACTTGCCATGATGAATCTCGCCATCCGCGGCATAGAGGCTAATCTTGGTTCCGAGCACGCGGACAGTTTTCACCACAATATGCACAAGGACCTCAAGGCCGATTACGTCCTCGCCAACCCGCCCTTTAATATGTCCGATTGGGGCGGCGACCGTTTGCGCGAAGATGGCAGGTGGAAGTACGGCGTCCCGCCCGCAAGTAATGCAAACTACGCCTGGGTCCAGCACTTCATCCATCACCTTGCGCCGAACGGCATCGCAGGCTTCGTACTCGCCAATGGCTCCATGTCATCGAATCAGTCAGGAGAGGGAGAGATCCGGAAGAACATCATTGAAGCAGATATCGTGGACTGCATGGTCGCAATGCCGGGCCAGCTCTTCTACTCCACGCAGATTCCCGTCTGTCTCTGGTTCATCAGCAGGAACAAGAGAAACGGCAAGGGGCAGGACGGCAAACCCATGCGCGACCGCTCGGGTGAGACCCTATTCATCGACGCTCGCAAGCTTGGTGTGCTGTATGACCGCGTACACCGAAATCTTACAGATGAAGAGATTAAACGCATCGCCGACACTTACCACTCCTGGCGAGGTGATCTGAAAAAGAAGTACGTAGACATGCCCGGCTTTTGTAAGGCAGCCAAGCTCGAAGAAATCCAGAAACACGGCTATGTCCTCACCCCTGGGCGCTATGTCGGTGCTGAGGCAATAGAGGATGATGATGAGCCGTTCGAGGAGAAGATGGCGCGGCTGACTAAAGATTTGGAATCGCAGTTTGCGGAGAGTGCGAAGCTGGAGAAGGCGATACAGAAGAACCTGAAGGGGTTGGGGTATGGCGGGTGA